A genomic window from Ascaphus truei isolate aAscTru1 chromosome 1, aAscTru1.hap1, whole genome shotgun sequence includes:
- the LOC142469354 gene encoding uncharacterized protein LOC142469354: MLLLYIVAPEGHVSPEREQVSSPGSASSTHLEEHDEEDYDDDDDDDDDAAAAAIDTQIQASDHEEVPIETVLPPKRPANTTYDAIVASEGKIVEAENRRHSDLMTVLERMIALQEETVSQLAHLHRVFIEVPKQLQKINTSFEALVVQQTQANYWRMTNVPQFNTSQAGSVHAGQFSPHSSDIHSPGPNVTGQVADIAVQVSDDILPLPSVQIQQQTPTKEATKTKQDTHETDQPSLVQCLPTCSHVSVGTSPVREQSVPKSPVGESLPKSPVGESLPKSPVGESLPKSPVGESLPKSLVGESLAKSPVGEQSLPKSPVGESLPKSPVGESLPKSPVGESLATSPAREVPEATQSGSVVPKVGGKRKRKIQETTSRPVTRSQKEQKK, translated from the exons atgttattgttatatatagttgcccctgaaggacatgtgtcacctgagagggaacaagtgtcttcacctgggtcagccagctcaacacacctagaag aacatgatgaagaggattatgatgatgatgatgatgatgatgatgatgccgccgccgccgccatagacacacaaatacaagcaagtgaccatgaagaggttccaattgaaactgttttaccgccaaaacgtccagcaaataccacatatgatgcaattgtagcttctgagggaaaaattgtggaagcagaaaatcgtcgccattctgacctgatgacagtgctggaaaggatgattgcactgcaggaagaaacagtttcacaattggcacatctccacagagtcttcattgaagtgcctaaacagttgcaaaaaatcaacacctcattcgaagcattagttgttcagcaaacacaagctaattactggagaatgactaatgtaccacaattcaacacctcacaggcaggatctgttcatgcaggtcagttttcaccacattcatctgatattcattcaccaggcccaaatgttaccggtcaagtagcagacattgctgtgcaggtttctgatgacatcctaccgctgccatctgtacaaattcagcagcagacacctacaaaggaggcgacaaaaacaaaacaagacacacatgaaacagaccaaccatcacttgtgcagtgtctaccaacttgctcacatgtgtcagtgggcacaagccctgtccgtgaacagtcagtacccaaaagccctgtaggtgagtcactgcccaaaagccctgtaggtgaatcgctgcccaaaagccctgtaggtgaatcgctgcccaaaagccctgtaggtgaatcactgcccaaaagccttgtaggtgagtcactggccaaaagccctgtaggtgaacagtcactacccaaaagccctgtaggtgagtcactgcccaaaagccctgtaggtgaatcactgcccaaaagccctgtaggtgagtcactggccacaagccctgcccgtgaagtgccagaggccactcaaagtggctctgttgtgcctaaagttggtggcaaaagaaaaaggaaaattcaagagacaacaagcaggcctgttactcgctcgcaaaaggaacaaaaaaaataa